A genomic region of Pyrus communis chromosome 14, drPyrComm1.1, whole genome shotgun sequence contains the following coding sequences:
- the LOC137714342 gene encoding serine carboxypeptidase-like 51, with the protein MKNLSVILAVSLLLFIPIFHGGTAITAAAAGTIDGSEEWGYVEVRPKAHMFWWFYRSPNRVEDPSKPWPTILWLQGGPGASGVGIGNFEEVGPLDTNLNPRNSTWLQKADLLFVDNPVGTGYSFVEDTSLFVKNDLEAAADLTTLLVEVFNRNESLQKSPLFIVAESYGGKFAVTLGLSALKAIQQGKLKLRLGGVALGDSWISPEDFALSWGPLLKDVSRLDDIGLQKSNNVARRIKQQIQDGQLVDAANSWGELEHVIMSNSNAVDFYNFLLDSGMDPVSSLATIQYNKGIYVKKYSRYLSSLRSSAGGGNDDLGSLLNGAIKKKLKIIPDDVTWGGQSDYVFSAMTGDFMKPRINEVDELLAKGVNVTIYNGQVDLICATKGTEAWVEKLKWEGLPNFLNKSRTPLYCGKEGFTRGFTRSYKNLHFYWILGAGHFVPVDQPCIALNMVADITQSPAAAAAAST; encoded by the exons atgaaaaatctctctgTAATTCTTGCTGTCTCTCTTCTCCTTTTTATACCAATTTTTCATGGAGGAACTGCAATAACAGCAGCTGCTGCAGGAACCATAGATGGATCAGAGGAGTGGGGCTATGTTGAAGTCAGACCCA AAGCCCATATGTTCTGGTGGTTCTACAGAAGTCCCAACAGAGTTGAGGATCCCTCCAAGCCATGGCCAACCATTCTCTGGCTTCAGGGTGGACCT GGAGCTTCAGGAGTTGGGATTGGGAATTTTGAAGAGGTTGGTCCATTGGACACGAATTTGAACCCAAGAAACTCAACCTGGTTGCAAAAAGCAGATCttttatttgtt GACAACCCAGTTGGGACTGGATACAGTTTTGTGGAGGATACGTCTCTGTTTGTGAAAAATGATTTGGAGGCAGCTGCTGATTTGACCACATTGCTGGTGGAGGTTTTCAACAGAAATGAGAGCCTCCAAAAGAGTCCTCTGTTCATTGTGGCAGAGTCCTATGGAGGTAAATTTGCAGTCACTCTTGGACTTTCAGCTCTCAAAGCCATTCAACAAGGAAAGCTAAAACTTAGACTTGGAg GAGTGGCATTGGGAGACAGTTGGATCTCCCCGGAAGATTTTGCG CTTTCATGGGGTCCTCTGCTCAAAGACGTGTCAAGGCTTGACGACATTGGATTGCAGaaatcaaataatgtggctCGGAGAATTAAGCAACAGATTCAGGATGGTCAGTTGGTGGACGCAGCCAATTCTTGGGGTGAACTTGAGCATGTCATCATGTCCAACAGCAATGCTGTG GAtttctataattttttgttggatTCAGGAATGGATCCAGTTTCATCCTTGGCAACAATTCAATATAACAAAGGAATTTACGTTAAAAAATATTCAAGATACCTGAGTTCTTTACGGTCTTCAGCAGGTGGTGGTAATGATGATCTTGGTTCTTTGTTAAACGGTGCCATAAAAAAGAAGCTCAAGATCATCCCCGATGATGTGAC aTGGGGAGGGCAGTCTGATTACGTATTCTCAGCCATGACAGGCGATTTTATGAAACCAAGGATTAATGAG GTTGATGAACTCCTTGCTAAAGGGGTTAATGTCACAATATACAATGGGCAA GTTGATCTCATATGTGCAACCAAGGGGACTGAAGCATGGGTCGAAAAGCTCAa GTGGGAAGGACTCCCAAATTTCTTGAACAAGAGTAGAACCCCTCTTTATTGTGGCAAAGAAGGATTTACAAGAGGGTTCACCAGATCGTACAAAAACCTGCACTTCTATTGGATTCTTGGAGCAGGACATTTT GTACCGGTGGATCAGCCATGCATTGCATTAAACATGGTGGCCGACATCACACAATcacctgctgctgctgctgctgcttctacGTAG